In Blastopirellula sediminis, the following proteins share a genomic window:
- a CDS encoding serine/threonine-protein kinase: protein MNLERTELQSDVDLKASEELSRRRTRPPREIPGYSIERFLGAGAYGEVWFAIATNTGRQVAIKFYNHRASLEDSLIAREVEKLVFLSADRYVVQLLDVGWDSDPPYYIMEYVESGSLEDLLKRNGPLPVDRAVEVFQDVVVGLLHAHAKGILHCDLKPANILLDQDGKARLADFGQSRLSHEQKPALGTLFYMAPEQAELNAVPDVSWDVYALGSILYTMLTGDPPFRSADAVGAIDSAAGLTARLDRYRQIIERAEMPVAHRDVPGVDRELVDIVDQQLAVNPKRRFANVQAVLDALQVRQRHRDRRALVWLGIFAPAVLLAIMLGFGFWGYTEAVSESAKALASKSWVSNQFAAELAATNVAHDIETLFDDAEDFAVRPDVLATLQATLNNPELKDLLTKLRDPNLEMSKRAELVHQFQEHAAREPLQDLVIERWAQGNGRYASWFLLDKYGFHIASSAGKAVDSPVGGYYGYRSYFHGGEEDFDHPAIDPRYHASVPPPDGIYPTATDRPHLSAVFLSTASNTWKCAISAPIRVDGETVAVASLTINVGNFPRFEGSPEQFAVLIDERPGPQNGMILQHPLFDELLHDESRLPDQFCEDPNLRVKFDSIAGREVYDYIDPLSHDPAGAKLAGPWIAATQSVKITPGDETEPRSTGLVVLVQEKQDSAVGPIHSLGKKLATAGVSAMAIIAAVAGLMWGFVLRSGSRGSSGRFHGSGASATPIHDQATIVLPNKR, encoded by the coding sequence ATGAATTTGGAACGGACTGAACTGCAATCCGATGTGGACCTGAAGGCTTCGGAGGAATTAAGCCGCCGCCGGACTCGCCCCCCCAGGGAAATCCCTGGCTACTCAATTGAGCGTTTCCTGGGCGCCGGGGCCTACGGCGAGGTTTGGTTCGCGATCGCCACCAATACGGGGCGGCAAGTCGCGATCAAATTCTACAATCATCGGGCTTCGCTTGAGGACAGTTTGATCGCCCGCGAGGTCGAAAAGCTCGTTTTTCTCTCCGCCGACCGCTACGTGGTGCAGCTGCTCGACGTCGGCTGGGATTCCGATCCCCCGTACTACATCATGGAGTACGTCGAGAGCGGGTCGCTGGAAGACCTGCTCAAGCGGAATGGCCCGTTGCCGGTGGATCGCGCGGTCGAAGTCTTTCAGGACGTGGTGGTCGGTCTGCTGCATGCCCACGCCAAAGGGATTCTCCACTGCGACTTGAAGCCGGCGAACATCTTGCTCGATCAAGACGGCAAAGCCCGACTCGCCGACTTCGGCCAGTCGCGACTTTCGCACGAACAAAAGCCAGCCCTGGGAACGCTCTTTTACATGGCGCCGGAACAGGCGGAATTGAACGCCGTCCCTGACGTCAGCTGGGACGTCTACGCGCTTGGCTCGATTCTCTACACGATGCTGACCGGAGATCCGCCGTTTCGAAGCGCGGACGCCGTCGGCGCAATTGATTCGGCGGCGGGACTCACTGCGCGGCTTGATCGTTATCGCCAGATCATCGAGCGGGCCGAAATGCCGGTCGCACATCGCGACGTGCCGGGCGTCGATCGAGAGCTGGTCGACATCGTCGATCAACAGTTGGCGGTCAATCCCAAGCGACGGTTCGCCAACGTCCAGGCGGTGCTCGACGCGCTGCAAGTGCGACAACGCCATCGCGATCGCCGCGCGCTTGTCTGGCTGGGCATCTTCGCCCCGGCGGTATTGCTGGCGATCATGTTGGGCTTTGGTTTTTGGGGCTATACCGAAGCGGTCAGCGAATCGGCGAAAGCGCTCGCTTCCAAGAGCTGGGTCAGCAATCAGTTCGCCGCTGAGTTAGCCGCGACTAACGTCGCCCACGATATCGAAACGCTATTTGACGACGCGGAAGATTTCGCCGTACGTCCTGACGTTTTGGCGACATTACAAGCGACGCTCAACAATCCGGAGCTGAAAGATCTGCTGACCAAACTCCGCGATCCGAATCTGGAGATGAGCAAGCGGGCCGAACTGGTCCATCAGTTCCAAGAGCATGCGGCGCGTGAACCGCTGCAAGATTTGGTCATCGAGCGCTGGGCACAAGGCAACGGTCGTTACGCCAGCTGGTTCTTGCTCGACAAATATGGGTTTCATATCGCGTCGTCCGCCGGCAAAGCGGTCGATTCGCCGGTCGGCGGTTATTACGGCTATCGTTCTTATTTTCATGGAGGCGAAGAGGACTTCGATCATCCGGCGATCGATCCGCGCTACCATGCGTCGGTTCCGCCGCCGGATGGCATCTATCCGACGGCCACCGATCGTCCGCATCTCTCGGCCGTCTTTTTAAGTACCGCCAGCAACACGTGGAAGTGCGCCATCTCGGCGCCGATTCGCGTCGATGGCGAAACGGTCGCCGTCGCTTCGCTGACGATCAACGTCGGTAACTTTCCGCGGTTCGAAGGTTCGCCGGAACAGTTCGCCGTGCTGATTGACGAACGCCCCGGTCCGCAAAACGGAATGATCCTGCAGCATCCGCTGTTCGACGAACTGCTGCATGACGAAAGCCGACTGCCGGATCAGTTTTGCGAAGATCCCAATTTGCGTGTGAAGTTCGATTCGATCGCAGGCCGTGAAGTGTACGACTATATCGATCCGCTTTCGCACGACCCGGCGGGGGCAAAGTTGGCCGGGCCTTGGATCGCCGCGACGCAGTCGGTGAAGATCACCCCTGGCGACGAGACCGAACCTCGCTCAACCGGTTTGGTGGTGCTCGTGCAGGAAAAGCAGGACTCCGCCGTCGGGCCGATTCATTCGCTGGGTAAGAAATTGGCGACCGCCGGGGTGAGCGCGATGGCCATCATCGCCGCCGTCGCCGGCTTGATGTGGGGGTTCGTGCTCCGGAGCGGCTCGCGCGGTTCGAGCGGGCGGTTTCATGGGAGCGGCGCCAGCGCGACGCCGATTCATGATCAGGCGACAATCGTTTTACCCAACAAACGCTGA
- a CDS encoding FxsA family protein: MLGILLILFILLPLVELTLLLFLASATDPLFTLGLVLVTGVIGSMLARNQGFATYRRIQSEFSSGRVPTDSLFDAVLIFVAGVLLITPGILTDMTGFALLVPFLRTPIKAWLIAWAKKNFHVATATTVDGFTTTASTSPHAGSSEILDSYVVESRKED; encoded by the coding sequence GTGCTGGGAATCCTTTTAATCCTGTTCATCTTGCTTCCGCTGGTCGAGTTGACGCTGCTCCTCTTTTTGGCCAGCGCGACCGACCCCCTATTTACGCTGGGGCTGGTCCTGGTCACCGGCGTCATCGGCTCGATGCTAGCAAGAAATCAAGGTTTTGCGACCTACCGCCGAATCCAATCCGAATTCTCCAGCGGTCGAGTGCCGACCGATTCGTTATTCGACGCCGTATTGATCTTTGTGGCTGGGGTCCTGCTCATCACTCCGGGCATTCTGACCGACATGACCGGATTTGCGCTGCTCGTCCCCTTCCTACGCACGCCGATCAAAGCCTGGCTGATCGCGTGGGCGAAAAAGAACTTCCATGTTGCGACCGCCACGACGGTCGATGGGTTCACGACGACCGCTTCAACGTCGCCGCACGCAGGGAGCAGCGAGATCCTCGACTCTTACGTCGTTGAGTCTCGCAAAGAAGATTAA
- a CDS encoding YihY/virulence factor BrkB family protein, with protein MIHRFATRWGVRFWNAVQHSSKRDADVYAACIAFYVYMWMLLAGIVFFATARSLVRESITQQDLRVELQNWIAAESSEETAESFMGFIREGTRSDTAVISFGLMGLLLVGATAFAWLERAFSRIFDLEYPTSETWRQLLWRIVFYRLRAYVFVMVLGFIGVAALALLFAWKQFLIRNGSTLALSVFLPSQYAASLLFNWMLITLIFWQLPRTNVSFWHAVRGALLCTIMWEICRIPIDIFVVTGKMSTFGMVGFLIASMLWLYYAIWIVLFGCAYVRFLAEPYPPESETAQ; from the coding sequence GTGATTCATCGTTTCGCTACCCGCTGGGGCGTCCGTTTTTGGAACGCCGTCCAGCATTCGTCCAAACGGGATGCTGACGTATATGCCGCCTGCATTGCGTTTTACGTCTACATGTGGATGCTGCTGGCCGGAATCGTCTTCTTCGCGACCGCCCGTTCCTTAGTGCGCGAATCGATTACCCAGCAGGACCTGCGGGTCGAATTGCAAAACTGGATCGCCGCCGAAAGCTCGGAAGAGACCGCCGAAAGCTTTATGGGTTTCATCCGCGAAGGAACCCGAAGCGACACCGCCGTGATCAGCTTTGGCTTGATGGGTTTACTGCTTGTGGGGGCGACGGCGTTCGCTTGGCTCGAACGGGCCTTCTCCCGGATCTTCGACCTCGAATACCCGACCAGCGAAACCTGGCGGCAGCTCTTGTGGCGGATCGTCTTTTACCGGCTCCGGGCCTACGTCTTTGTGATGGTGCTCGGGTTCATCGGCGTCGCCGCCCTGGCGCTCTTATTCGCTTGGAAGCAGTTTTTAATCCGGAACGGATCGACCTTGGCGTTGTCGGTCTTCCTGCCGTCCCAATACGCGGCAAGCTTGTTGTTCAACTGGATGCTGATCACGTTGATCTTTTGGCAACTTCCTCGCACCAACGTCAGCTTTTGGCATGCAGTGCGCGGCGCGCTTCTCTGCACCATCATGTGGGAAATCTGCCGGATCCCGATCGACATCTTCGTCGTCACCGGCAAGATGTCGACGTTCGGAATGGTCGGCTTTTTGATCGCGAGTATGCTCTGGCTCTACTATGCGATCTGGATCGTCTTGTTTGGCTGCGCCTATGTCCGCTTTCTCGCCGAGCCCTATCCGCCGGAGTCCGAAACCGCGCAATAA
- a CDS encoding FHIPEP family type III secretion protein encodes MDYSSILSRYIGREVCVSTFGHIKLRGEVAAIYDDCVRLINASTQGDADDVSWSVDGDHHGQEALVHFHHIVAISCGDEELLDIPVVPDHGKPSWFTEADEKENVVPAAPETSDPWRSYLEMDRLTLEVGPSLVSIISPESKDFFDRMTAVRCQLADSLGIVVPKIRMRDSRQLGDNEYRFLIDENEIARARFGPGRHIALDMGTATETLEGTPGVDPTFGGPGIWIRADQQREAEKGGYLVIEPGMLLVTHLQETLRRFAHEMLTLDDVRSLIEMQRDAQSAEVEELRASPLSLSTIHAVLVRLLEEQVSIKNFSRILETLVRHGARTGDIELLVAAVRVRLGRQICQRYLDRDGRVHAIGLEPELEERLLELNDASAGRKARPWVERLMDNLIDSFHQLEEQQQPTALVTSIDLRSHLWRMMATHLPRVSVLSFAEIPRNTDIYWEMRVSGDDIGLPEGGTRTGGGAKPYSKAAHLIETLGEKMPRQPR; translated from the coding sequence ATGGATTACTCCTCGATTCTTTCACGATACATCGGCAGGGAAGTTTGCGTCTCGACCTTCGGTCATATCAAGCTCCGCGGCGAAGTCGCCGCGATCTACGACGACTGCGTCCGGCTGATTAACGCCAGCACTCAGGGGGACGCCGACGACGTCTCTTGGAGCGTCGATGGCGATCATCACGGCCAGGAAGCGCTTGTTCACTTTCATCACATCGTCGCGATCAGCTGCGGCGACGAAGAGCTGCTCGACATTCCGGTCGTCCCCGACCACGGTAAGCCTTCCTGGTTTACCGAAGCGGACGAGAAAGAGAACGTCGTGCCGGCCGCTCCCGAAACGTCCGATCCGTGGCGTTCTTACCTCGAAATGGATCGGCTGACGCTGGAAGTTGGGCCGTCATTGGTCTCGATCATCTCTCCCGAGTCGAAAGACTTTTTCGACCGGATGACCGCCGTCCGCTGCCAGTTGGCCGATTCGCTCGGAATCGTCGTGCCGAAGATTCGGATGCGCGACAGTCGCCAGCTGGGAGACAACGAATACCGGTTCCTGATTGACGAAAACGAAATCGCCCGCGCCCGCTTTGGCCCGGGGCGCCATATCGCGCTCGACATGGGAACCGCGACCGAAACGCTCGAGGGTACGCCTGGCGTCGATCCGACGTTTGGGGGGCCAGGGATTTGGATTCGCGCCGATCAACAGCGCGAAGCGGAGAAAGGCGGCTACCTGGTCATCGAACCGGGGATGCTGCTGGTCACCCATTTGCAAGAGACGCTTCGCCGCTTCGCTCACGAGATGCTCACCCTGGACGACGTTCGCAGCCTGATCGAAATGCAGCGCGACGCGCAGTCGGCCGAGGTCGAAGAACTGCGAGCGAGCCCGCTCTCGCTGTCGACAATCCACGCCGTGTTGGTGCGGCTGCTGGAAGAGCAGGTCTCGATCAAGAACTTCTCCCGCATTCTGGAAACGCTCGTTCGCCATGGCGCTCGGACCGGCGATATCGAACTATTGGTCGCGGCGGTCCGCGTTCGTCTGGGACGCCAGATTTGCCAGCGTTACCTGGACCGTGACGGTCGGGTTCACGCGATCGGTTTGGAACCGGAACTGGAAGAACGCCTGCTGGAACTGAATGACGCCAGCGCCGGCCGCAAGGCGCGCCCGTGGGTCGAACGTTTGATGGATAACCTGATCGACAGCTTCCATCAACTGGAAGAACAGCAACAGCCGACGGCGCTGGTCACGTCGATCGACCTCCGTTCCCACTTGTGGCGGATGATGGCGACGCACTTGCCGCGGGTATCGGTATTGAGCTTCGCGGAAATCCCGCGCAATACCGACATCTACTGGGAAATGCGCGTTTCCGGCGACGACATCGGTTTGCCGGAAGGGGGGACGCGAACCGGAGGCGGCGCCAAGCCGTACTCTAAAGCGGCCCATCTGATTGAAACCTTGGGCGAGAAAATGCCTCGACAGCCTCGCTAG
- a CDS encoding PhoH family protein, with protein sequence MIDHVGQQLPKLFVLDTNVLLHDAKSFRNFEDNDVVIPITVLEELDRFKKGNEDIHFQAREFLRQIDLLTGDILSEAGASLGEGCGKLRVVFCHEQDARLNRVFISDSPDNRILNTGLFLQRTSPERRVILISKDTNLRMKAKSLGLQAQDYINDKIESCDKLYTGRRIVENISTEQIDRFFQNGGAVDAVDFPEVQQPTANENFVLRNGSKSVLATFNAGNQILQRVEKFAPYGIKPRNAEQLFAIKALLDDDIKLVTLAGKAGTGKTILALASALECSSQYRQILLARPVVPLSNKDLGYLPGDISAKLDPYMQPLFDNLSVIRHQFGENDKQAQKINRMLEMEKLVITPLAYIRGRSLQRMYMIVDEAQNLTPHEVKTIITRAGEGTKVILTGDVQQIDHPYLDSLSNGLSYLINRMVGQPLYAHISLEKGERSDLADLASELL encoded by the coding sequence ATGATTGATCACGTGGGCCAACAGCTTCCGAAGCTGTTTGTGCTGGACACCAACGTCCTTCTTCACGACGCCAAAAGTTTCCGTAATTTTGAAGACAACGATGTCGTTATCCCGATCACGGTCCTAGAAGAGCTGGACCGATTCAAAAAAGGAAATGAAGACATTCATTTCCAAGCTCGCGAGTTTCTCCGCCAAATCGACCTGCTCACAGGCGATATTCTCTCAGAAGCCGGCGCCTCTCTCGGCGAAGGATGCGGCAAGTTGCGAGTGGTCTTCTGCCACGAACAGGACGCCCGGCTTAATCGCGTCTTTATCTCCGATTCTCCCGACAATCGCATTCTTAACACGGGTCTCTTTTTACAACGCACGTCGCCCGAACGGCGCGTGATCCTGATTTCTAAAGACACTAACCTGCGGATGAAGGCGAAGAGCCTTGGCTTGCAAGCGCAAGACTATATCAACGACAAGATTGAAAGTTGCGACAAGCTCTACACAGGTCGCCGCATCGTCGAAAACATTTCGACGGAGCAGATCGATCGTTTCTTCCAAAATGGCGGCGCCGTCGACGCCGTCGATTTCCCGGAGGTGCAACAGCCGACCGCCAATGAAAACTTCGTGCTCCGTAACGGCTCCAAATCGGTGTTGGCAACGTTTAACGCCGGCAACCAAATCCTGCAGCGCGTCGAGAAATTCGCCCCCTACGGGATCAAGCCGCGCAACGCCGAACAGTTGTTCGCCATCAAGGCGCTGCTCGACGACGATATAAAGCTCGTTACCCTCGCCGGCAAAGCGGGGACCGGGAAAACGATCCTGGCGCTCGCATCAGCGCTCGAATGCTCTTCCCAATATCGGCAGATCTTGTTGGCCCGTCCGGTCGTTCCTCTTTCCAATAAGGATCTCGGTTACCTCCCCGGCGACATTTCCGCCAAGCTTGATCCCTACATGCAACCGCTGTTCGACAATCTCTCCGTGATTCGACATCAGTTCGGCGAGAACGATAAGCAAGCGCAAAAGATCAATCGCATGCTGGAAATGGAAAAGCTGGTGATCACGCCGCTGGCGTACATTCGCGGACGCAGTTTGCAGCGGATGTACATGATCGTCGACGAAGCGCAAAACCTGACGCCGCACGAAGTGAAAACGATCATCACCCGCGCCGGCGAAGGGACCAAAGTGATTTTGACCGGCGACGTCCAGCAGATTGACCACCCGTACCTCGATTCCCTTTCCAACGGATTGTCGTACCTGATCAATCGGATGGTCGGCCAACCCCTTTACGCGCATATCAGCCTGGAGAAGGGGGAACGGTCCGATCTGGCCGATCTAGCGAGCGAACTGCTGTAG
- a CDS encoding glucuronyl esterase domain-containing protein: MRLLLSLSFALTLAMPSFAQDIKVLYDEAELPKFTLPDPLVAQDGTKITTREAWEKIRRPELLQLFETDVYGKAPAAPPIASRVISEREVFGGKATERQVRIFLTGKEDGPYADLILFLPKSDKPVPVVTALNFKGNHSLSDDPTIPLPQGWMRNIAADGIKNHTATEESRGAAKSRWPLERILDRGYAVATAYYGDIDPDFDDDFQNGIHAAFKKEGQAKPAADEWGSIAGWAFGLSRIADYLEQQDAIDHERMIVMGHSRLGKTSLWAGATDTRFDLVISNNSGCGGAALSRRRFGESVRRINTSFPHWFCDNFLKYNDNEDACPVDQHELIALIAPRPVLICSAQEDQWADPHGEFLSGLYADPVYRLLGTDGLAATEMPPLDKLINSRIGYRIRPGKHDVTPSDWEAYLDFADKQLGGK, encoded by the coding sequence ATGCGACTTCTCCTTTCGCTCTCTTTTGCGCTGACCCTAGCCATGCCGTCGTTCGCTCAAGACATCAAAGTTCTCTACGACGAAGCGGAACTTCCCAAGTTCACCTTGCCCGATCCGCTGGTCGCCCAGGACGGAACCAAAATCACCACGCGTGAAGCGTGGGAAAAAATTCGTCGTCCCGAACTGTTGCAACTGTTTGAAACCGACGTCTACGGCAAAGCTCCCGCGGCGCCGCCGATTGCTAGCCGCGTGATCTCCGAGCGCGAAGTCTTCGGCGGCAAAGCGACCGAACGCCAAGTTCGCATCTTTCTGACCGGCAAAGAAGATGGCCCCTACGCCGACTTGATCCTCTTCCTGCCGAAGAGCGACAAACCGGTTCCGGTCGTCACGGCTCTTAACTTCAAAGGCAATCATTCGCTCAGCGATGATCCGACGATTCCGCTGCCGCAGGGCTGGATGCGAAACATCGCCGCCGACGGCATCAAAAACCACACCGCGACCGAAGAGTCGCGTGGGGCAGCCAAGTCGCGCTGGCCGCTGGAGCGAATCCTTGATCGCGGCTATGCGGTTGCGACCGCTTACTATGGCGACATCGATCCCGACTTTGACGACGACTTCCAAAACGGCATTCACGCCGCCTTCAAAAAGGAAGGTCAAGCGAAGCCGGCCGCCGATGAGTGGGGCAGCATCGCTGGCTGGGCGTTTGGTTTGTCGCGCATCGCCGACTACCTGGAGCAGCAAGACGCGATTGATCATGAACGGATGATCGTCATGGGACACTCGCGACTCGGCAAGACTTCGCTCTGGGCTGGCGCTACCGATACTCGCTTCGACCTGGTGATCTCCAATAACTCCGGTTGCGGCGGAGCGGCCCTCAGCCGACGTCGCTTCGGCGAATCGGTCCGTCGCATCAACACGTCGTTCCCCCATTGGTTCTGCGACAACTTCCTGAAGTACAACGACAACGAAGACGCCTGTCCGGTCGATCAACACGAACTGATCGCGCTGATCGCCCCTCGTCCGGTCTTGATTTGCAGTGCCCAGGAAGACCAATGGGCCGATCCGCACGGTGAGTTCCTCTCGGGCTTGTACGCCGATCCGGTTTATCGCTTGCTTGGCACCGACGGCCTGGCGGCGACCGAAATGCCGCCGCTCGACAAGCTGATCAACAGTCGCATCGGCTACCGCATTCGCCCCGGCAAACATGACGTGACGCCGAGCGATTGGGAAGCGTATCTCGATTTCGCCGACAAACAACTGGGCGGCAAGTAA
- a CDS encoding AraC family transcriptional regulator, with translation MRPRASTPHVALLIETSRTYGRELLHGVRQYVAERGPWSLLVESRSLETPPPPWLPAWQGNGILTRSGSQQMADAVGRAKLPTVELRSTRLKHSFPFVGVDNRSLGKLVAEHFLSRGFRHFAVYQLGAEEYFQQRCENFVQTVADNGYEALRYHPRNRREQPTEWEQAQQELADWVSKLPKPVGVMACTDQLGFWLLDACRRCGATVPEEVAVVGVENDASLCSMASTPLSSVELNGMAVGYRAAELLEHLMRGGKAPKKPILIQPLSVVTRQSSDIVAVDDPELAAALLFMRENACQGVSVSDVLKAVAISRSSLERGLRKLLGRSPNQELLRLKLNRAEELLTHTDLTLATIGERCGFRRTQHLAETFREFYGVPPGQYRRERRKT, from the coding sequence ATGCGTCCTCGGGCCTCCACGCCGCACGTCGCATTGCTGATTGAAACCTCGCGCACCTATGGGCGCGAGTTGCTGCATGGCGTCCGCCAATACGTCGCCGAACGTGGCCCCTGGTCGCTGTTGGTCGAATCCCGTTCGCTCGAAACGCCTCCGCCGCCATGGCTTCCGGCGTGGCAAGGCAACGGCATTCTGACTCGCAGCGGTTCGCAACAGATGGCCGACGCCGTCGGCCGGGCCAAGCTGCCGACGGTCGAACTTCGCTCGACGCGACTGAAGCATTCCTTTCCCTTCGTGGGCGTCGACAATCGCTCGCTCGGAAAACTGGTCGCCGAGCATTTCCTCAGCCGCGGCTTCCGGCACTTCGCCGTCTATCAACTTGGCGCCGAGGAATACTTCCAGCAGCGCTGCGAAAACTTCGTTCAGACCGTCGCTGACAACGGCTACGAAGCGTTGCGTTACCATCCTCGCAATCGCCGCGAACAGCCGACCGAGTGGGAACAGGCGCAGCAGGAGCTTGCCGATTGGGTGAGCAAGCTGCCGAAGCCGGTCGGCGTGATGGCCTGCACCGATCAGCTCGGCTTTTGGCTGCTCGACGCATGTCGACGGTGCGGCGCGACGGTCCCCGAAGAAGTCGCCGTCGTCGGAGTCGAGAATGACGCGTCGCTCTGCAGCATGGCCAGCACGCCGCTTTCGAGCGTCGAACTGAATGGCATGGCGGTCGGCTATCGCGCCGCAGAACTGCTCGAGCATCTCATGCGCGGGGGCAAAGCTCCCAAAAAGCCGATCCTGATCCAGCCGCTCAGCGTCGTAACCCGCCAATCATCCGACATCGTTGCGGTCGACGATCCAGAGCTCGCGGCGGCTCTCCTCTTCATGCGCGAGAACGCTTGCCAAGGAGTCTCGGTCTCCGATGTTCTGAAGGCGGTCGCGATCTCGCGCAGTTCGCTCGAACGTGGTCTCCGCAAACTGCTCGGCCGTTCCCCCAACCAGGAACTGCTCCGGCTCAAACTGAATCGAGCCGAAGAGTTGCTGACGCATACCGACCTGACGCTGGCCACGATCGGCGAGCGATGCGGCTTTCGCCGCACGCAACATCTGGCCGAAACGTTTCGCGAGTTCTATGGCGTTCCCCCGGGCCAGTATCGTCGCGAACGCCGGAAAACGTAG
- a CDS encoding Gfo/Idh/MocA family protein translates to MPKPTLHRRDWITQVSAAASSAFVFGGLTAARADEKPRDANSRIGIGAIGLRYQGSVITEKAAAHGDIVALADVDREILEKANGDFGGKSALLEDYRDLLSRDDVDVVMIGTPDHWHSKMVIDACRAGKDVYCEKPLTLTIDEGKKIRDVVRETGRVVQVGSWQRSDSRFRTAVEMVRQGWVGDLQRVDIVLGKNQTGGPFAKQPVPKNLNWNLWQGQTPNVAYIPERCHYTFRWWYEYSGGQMTDWGAHHIDIGQWGAGALPVEIEGTAKMPDVVDGYNVAIDYHVRYKLDNGVEMTVADNGRNGVMFTGDKGRIFVNRGSLEGAPTEKKLPREDFTLYNFDNRERPERAGKLDAIINHMGNFFDCVAARKLPISDIEGQHRSVSTCHLGNISMKLGRKLTWDPKSETFVGDDEANQHLSREQRAGFEVA, encoded by the coding sequence ATGCCCAAGCCGACCCTCCATCGTCGTGACTGGATCACGCAAGTTTCCGCCGCGGCCTCTTCCGCCTTCGTTTTCGGCGGGCTCACCGCAGCGCGGGCCGACGAAAAGCCGCGCGACGCCAACTCGCGGATCGGCATCGGCGCGATCGGCCTCCGCTACCAAGGTTCGGTCATCACCGAAAAAGCGGCCGCGCACGGCGACATCGTCGCCTTGGCGGACGTTGATCGCGAGATCTTGGAAAAGGCGAACGGCGACTTCGGCGGAAAGTCGGCGCTGCTGGAAGACTACCGCGATCTCCTCTCGCGCGACGACGTTGACGTGGTGATGATCGGCACGCCGGACCATTGGCACTCGAAGATGGTGATCGACGCATGCCGCGCCGGCAAAGACGTCTACTGCGAAAAGCCGCTAACGCTCACCATCGACGAAGGAAAGAAGATTCGCGATGTCGTTCGCGAAACCGGCCGCGTCGTTCAGGTCGGTTCGTGGCAGCGCAGCGACAGCCGTTTTCGGACCGCGGTCGAAATGGTCCGCCAAGGTTGGGTCGGCGATCTCCAGCGCGTCGATATCGTCCTCGGTAAGAACCAAACTGGCGGCCCCTTCGCCAAGCAGCCGGTTCCCAAGAATCTGAACTGGAATCTGTGGCAAGGCCAAACGCCTAACGTCGCTTACATCCCGGAACGTTGTCACTACACCTTCCGTTGGTGGTATGAATATAGCGGCGGCCAGATGACCGACTGGGGCGCCCACCACATCGACATCGGTCAGTGGGGCGCTGGCGCGCTGCCGGTCGAGATCGAAGGGACCGCCAAGATGCCCGATGTCGTCGACGGCTACAACGTCGCAATCGACTATCACGTCCGCTACAAGCTCGACAACGGCGTTGAGATGACGGTCGCCGACAACGGCCGTAACGGCGTCATGTTCACCGGCGACAAAGGACGCATCTTCGTCAATCGCGGCTCGCTGGAAGGAGCTCCGACCGAAAAGAAGCTGCCACGGGAAGACTTCACGCTTTACAACTTCGACAACCGTGAGCGTCCCGAACGGGCTGGCAAGCTCGACGCGATCATCAACCACATGGGGAACTTCTTCGACTGCGTCGCCGCCCGCAAGCTGCCGATCTCCGACATCGAAGGGCAACACCGCAGCGTCAGCACGTGCCACTTGGGGAACATCTCGATGAAGCTCGGTCGCAAGCTGACATGGGACCCGAAGAGCGAAACGTTCGTCGGCGACGACGAAGCGAACCAGCACCTCAGCCGCGAGCAACGCGCCGGTTTCGAAGTCGCCTAG